The DNA window tccacggctgcatccgatctacggcaggttcgactccacctgatccaacCAACGAGCTCGATGTACTCCTCTACGTCTCGTCCTGAAAGGGTCACTGTACCTGTCACTGAGTACCTTCTTAGTGGGGAATGGAAACATATAAGTTGAAATTATTGCAGCAGATCCTCCgttagatgatgatgattttataAATGTCAGATCGGCTATATCCGGTGTCTTACGATGTCTAACAACTTCGTGTTTGAAGACCAACTCCAGCCTATTAGAAGACGATGGGACCGTCCCCATTGACAAAACGCATTATTCCAGCAccggtttgttttcatttcagtgTGAACGCGTTCGGGTGGACGATAAAATTGAGATTGGTGGTTCAGTTGGTCTAGACCCATCCCATCAGATGGTACGTGCGAGCACAATCTGTGGTCGTAGCCGTGGCCGGATGGACCTGGACCAGACGATCCTGTGCGGTACAACCTCGGTACGGTTGATCTCAAGCGGACGGTACAACAATCAGGCAATGGTGACGATGCGCATGGCCGACGAATCAGACCTCCGGTTGGCGACAGTAATCTGCGAGATGTAAACCGGGACtctcacacacaacacacatacacatagtGACGAaagccaccaccatcacacacacacgcatacatccCCTCACACCAACCAGGTCCCCCTTTTCAATCTGCGACGGAGTTAAATGGCACACGGGTATGGAACATTGGAATATCGCCGCTACAGATCGTTGGAGCACACATTGGAGCACAAATTTTAAATCCCTTTGTGAAATGCATATAAATACAGAGATGTTGAAAACTTCCGATACAAATGATACACAAAAATGGgggaagaaaagagaaagaaaacatttgcaatGGTAAAAACGAGTTACAAATTAGAGAACAAAACTGGATCCCCATggaccgtaacgcttcgtagtTACAAGatttgatgtaaaaaaaaaaacaaatattactcAATCGTACAGTCTCGCACACATGTATTAGTCCCTGTCACATCtgaaattattacaaaaaaaattatactcaACTTAAACTAAAGGTGCAATTTTCTCAGGCTCCCGAAAAGGGAATTATCGAGtgttgatgcttttttgtagatggtttttttcatgtttgccTGGTTTACTTTACCCAAACCGCCCCCAACTTTCACACGTGTTACATGGGTAAGAGATGCAAATTAACCCACTATCCATCGGTAAGCGTTGACTGATagaaaaagcattattttatcCACAAAAAAGACGGAATAAAATTCCAAAATCATTCAGTGTACTTTATTGATCCAGTGCAGATCGGCCTACATTTCATCGtatgctattttttttcttaccaaaGAGAATTAACagaaataaaggaaaacaaaattgagggaaaaaagataaaaacaaaaagggaaaaatgagAAGACTAAAATAggttggtacattttcttcttcttcttcttctttgtttcatAGACTtacgctttgttttttttgttttgcacaatcTTCGCAACCtgtattaggtttttttgtatgttgcttttgctaatattttgttttttgtttttgttttatagatCGTTGCCTCAAGCAAGATCCTTACTTTAATGCTACACTATATTGACTATGCTATCATATTTATGAGCTttcgttttgctgtgtgtatgtgtgttagtgtACTGGTATGTTGGGGAAGTGTGCTAGGCAACCAGGGCAACACACGGTGAACGTAAACGGAAGAAGCTGAGAATGAAAGAAAGCTTCAATTAGCATGATGCATTACACGattgaatgaacaaaaaaaatgcgaacaCACACTGAACAAAAGTTAGTAAAATAATAGATAAAACCATTGAGAAAAATGGAGGTTGGTTGTGGTGGCTAGTTTTGGTCCCTGTTGTCGCGCCTGTTTACGTATATCTCTTCACTGTTGCAAACATCGagagaatatgtttttttaaatgtgtttaattaTGTGTGTAAATGCTTTACGGCAAAGACACCAGGTAGAGTtagcgtagaaaaaaaaacactaaaaaactaaaaatctaaaaaatataaaggaaaaaacacacattgcaCATGTGGAGAGTGTGTCGTGTAGGGCGTGTGTGATGCGTGTGCTGCCTCTAGTCTTCTAGCGTAACGTTCTTGAACAGATAGGACATTGATTCCTTGTTGTGTATGCGCCTGATCGCTTCCGCCAGCAGAATACTGATATCGATCGTTTTAATCTTGTGGCACTGCATCTTCTGTATTTCGTGCGGTATCGTGTTCGTCACGACCACTACATCGATCGCCGAATCCTCGATCAGCCGGGGCGCATCCTGGCTGAGCAGGCCGTGCGTGGCAAGGACGTAGATCTTATACGCTCCCCTATCCTTCAGCACCTCGGCCGCCGCCACAAACGATTGCACATCGTCAATCATATCGTCCACCATGATGGCGATCCGGCCACCAACGTCACCGACCACGTTGATCGGTGGTTTTTCCTTCGCCGGATGTATCGGTACCCCGCCCGACACATCCATCGTGCGTGACTTCGGTAGCGTCGGTGGCGAGTTACGTCCGTCCACCTCGTCCGCTTCCGATTCCTTTTGCTCGCCGTGTATGACCGCAATGCCAAGACGCAACCGTTCCGCGTACGAGGTAGCTTTCTTAGCCGAGCCCGGATTACGGGCGACGATCACCGAGTTCCGGTAGTCCGGTATGCTTTCCTGAATGTACTGAAGCAGAAACGGTGAGGCGCGCAAATTGTCCACGGGACAGTCGAAGAAGCCCTGGATTTCCTTCTGGTGCAGATCCATCGTGATGATGTGGGACAGTCCGGACGTGCACATCATCTTTGCCAGCAGCTTCGACACGATGCAGCCCCGTTTGCGCATTTTGCACTGCTTCGAGTACGGCAGATACGGAATCACGCCGACGATCGATTTTGCGGACGAGGTTTTGCATGCGTACGCCATGATGAGCAGCTCCATGATGTTGTTGTTAACGTCTCTGTGGTAACAAAAGGGCAAAAGAATTTGTTAGATCGGGTAATATTGTGGCAGATATTGGAAAGATACCtaaaaatttatctttttttagtaaaacatTAATAAGCGCCCACCactaaccacaaaaaaaacacttggtCACAGTGGAGAATCTATCTTTTATGACCCTGATTGACCAGTACGTGGAAACGTCCGGTCCTCTCGCTCTAACTACAGCTATCTCCTTCTCCTGCGGGATAGCTCTACTAGAGCGATCTTAGCGCCATCTAGTAATCACTAGAACAACCGATGAGAACTGATCGTACGCTCTAATATACAGGCGCCCCCGAGTTACGACTGTATTTGGGACCGAAAAAAGAGCCCGAAGCAAGGCGTAAGTCGAAATCGTCGTAAGTCGAGAATACATCGTTTATAACCATACGTAGAGAGTCGAGagctttatttaaatattcgaGAGAAAAACATAACATAGTATATTAATCTttcaatatttccttaaaatatttatcgagaATGAATAAGTTTAGtccaacaatttaatttttctggtCAGTGAAGACCATAATTTTTCACGGTTGCgggtgaaaatttaaaaaaactgacaatttgagcaaaataacaactgtcaactgtcaagATCAAAATCCGTCGTATCTGCGAATCTTCGTATCTCGAGGGGGTCGTAAGTCGGGGGACGCCTGTATGtcaatttttatattcaaatTGCTTTATTGTCAATGTTTTACTGCCAATACGCATAATCGAATTACCCGCAAATCATTAACGAAAGTATTTGCTTATACTTCGATGAGTAATCGGTATCTTGAATTACCGAATACCGAGTATAAGCGTACTTCAAGCTAAAATGGACTCTAGTTTAAACTGACAAGCATCGTTCGACAGAAATTCCTAATCGTCCTTCTAGACCACTTTTACAAGTCCAGTGaagtttttaaacattacacaaatatttaaaaaatacattactaGTAACTTACTTTGTTCCGGTCTGTATGATATAGATATCTTTGCCGCGCACGGAATCGCCAATTTCTACCATCGTTTCgcgatttgttttgtgataaacCGCGCATCCACCGTTCGCCACACCAAGCCGACTTCCAGCAGCACATGAAAGaggacaggaaaaaaaaatatagataaGTTGCATTTCTTCCAGTCGTAGTTTAAGTAAGCGATGACTACACCGGTAGAGCAAATAAGGTCTGAAGGTCCGTTTGATCAATAAcggagtttcttttttcgagAGCATGGTTCACCGTCATTTGGGAATGGAGGGTTTTAAGGCACATCGCACATACTTCGCAATCAGGTTCGCCAGATCCGGATGAGAGTTCCCATTGATGATGACGATATCGGACGTGGCCGGTGCGTCCATACTGTCGAGCTTTAGATGTTTCGCCGGGCGTATGCTGCCGAGTCTGAAAGCAAGGATGCAAATGTGTAGAAAGG is part of the Anopheles funestus chromosome X, idAnoFuneDA-416_04, whole genome shotgun sequence genome and encodes:
- the LOC125760855 gene encoding phosphoribosyl pyrophosphate synthase-associated protein 2 isoform X2, giving the protein MDAPATSDIVIINGNSHPDLANLIANRLGVANGGCAVYHKTNRETMVEIGDSVRGKDIYIIQTGTKDVNNNIMELLIMAYACKTSSAKSIVGVIPYLPYSKQCKMRKRGCIVSKLLAKMMCTSGLSHIITMDLHQKEIQGFFDCPVDNLRASPFLLQYIQESIPDYRNSVIVARNPGSAKKATSYAERLRLGIAVIHGEQKESEADEVDGRNSPPTLPKSRTMDVSGGVPIHPAKEKPPINVVGDVGGRIAIMVDDMIDDVQSFVAAAEVLKDRGAYKIYVLATHGLLSQDAPRLIEDSAIDVVVVTNTIPHEIQKMQCHKIKTIDISILLAEAIRRIHNKESMSYLFKNVTLED
- the LOC125760855 gene encoding phosphoribosyl pyrophosphate synthase-associated protein 2 isoform X1, with the protein product MLLSRNKLGSIRPAKHLKLDSMDAPATSDIVIINGNSHPDLANLIANRLGVANGGCAVYHKTNRETMVEIGDSVRGKDIYIIQTGTKDVNNNIMELLIMAYACKTSSAKSIVGVIPYLPYSKQCKMRKRGCIVSKLLAKMMCTSGLSHIITMDLHQKEIQGFFDCPVDNLRASPFLLQYIQESIPDYRNSVIVARNPGSAKKATSYAERLRLGIAVIHGEQKESEADEVDGRNSPPTLPKSRTMDVSGGVPIHPAKEKPPINVVGDVGGRIAIMVDDMIDDVQSFVAAAEVLKDRGAYKIYVLATHGLLSQDAPRLIEDSAIDVVVVTNTIPHEIQKMQCHKIKTIDISILLAEAIRRIHNKESMSYLFKNVTLED